The Streptomyces sp. NBC_01317 genomic interval TCAGGACGACAAGCAGGCCGAGAACAAGGGCCGTTCCCGGCGCGGTGCGCAGCCGGGTCCTGACCCAGGGGGCGACGGGCCGCTCACGGCGGCCGTCGCGGTGTTTCTCCTGGTATTTCTCGTCTCTCTCGCGCTGCTTGTCACGCGGACGGCCGGTCATGTCAGTTCGCCCCCCGGAGGCGCGGTGTCACGGCGGGGTCGGCCGCGCGGGCGGCGGCGACGGCGACGGTCAGCAGGGGCAGGGCGGCGACCCCGGCGATCAGCAGAGCCACCTGCGGGAGCGGCAGTTCGACCAGCACGGGTGGCAGGGGAGCGGTGGCACGGCTCGTCAGGACGATGAGCGGGACCACCGTCCTGGTCAGGGCGGCGCCCAGGACCAGCCCCACCAGCAGGGCGATGCCGACCAGCACACTGTGCTCGGCGGCGACCGCCACCACCAGCTTGCGCCGCGGTGTGCCCAGGGCGTGCAGGACGGCCAGCTCCGCCGAACGCTCCCGCAGTGTGCCCACCACCGTGACGGCGAATCCCACCGCGGCGAGCGCGGCGGCGGCCACGGCGACGGCCAGCAGCGCCGCGTAAGGCCCGGCGCCCAGCGGGTCGTCGAACAGCTCGTCGGCGGCCTCGTCACGTACCAGCACATCCGCCGGGTCGACGTCGGGACCGGCGCGGAGCACCTTCGCGACCTGCCCGGCGGCGCCGGGGTCCGTGCTCAGCCACCACTCGTTGGGCACGAGCGAGCCGCCGTCCCGCTGCGCGAGCACCTCGTTGACGGTACGGAGATCGAGCAGCAACGCCCCACCGTCCGCGCTGTTCCCGGCCTCCGACGGCTTCGTCGTCGTGGAGGACGCTCCCGCCGTCACCGCCTCGTCCGGAGCGGTGGTGGGGAGCTGCCGCACCGCGCGGAGAAGGGTGACCTGTATCCGCTCGCCCGCGAGGGTCACGTCGACGCGCTGCCCCTCCTCGGCCCCGGTCGCCCGCAGGAACCCGTCCGTGGCGATCCCCGGGACCAACTGGGGGACGGGCGAGCGTACGGCGTCGACCCGCAGCTCCAGACTTTCGGCCGGCGGGTACGGGGTGTCCGCGCCCACGCTCGAACGGAGCTGGTACGGCACGGACACGGGCCTCGCAGCGGTCGCCGCGGGCCGCAGCGCCACCGGCTTCCCCGCCACCGCGTCCTGCGTGGTCGTACCGGAACCCCGCCAGCGAAGTCCCTCCGGAACAAGGACGGTTCGGGCCGCGCCCGCCCGGTCCGTCACCCCGACCCGTACGACATCCAGCCGCTGACCACTCCGCGCGCCAGGAGGCACCGGTCCGTCCACGTGAAGACCTGTGAGGGTCAACGCGCCGTGAAAGGCGCCGAGTTCAGCGCCGCTGCCCAGGTCGAGGGACAGGGAACGGACGCGGCCGTCGGCGGACACCTCCCCGGCGGGCAGGCGGTAGAGGAGGCCGTACCCGTCCTCGACGAGGACCGTGACCCTGGGCACGAAGCGGGCCGGGGCACTGCCTGGGCCGGTGCCGTTCTGAGCGATCCTGACATCGAGGGTGAGCCGGCGTGCGTCCACGGGCAGGGGGATGCCGGGGCGCGGTGTGTCCCGGGGCCGGAGCGGTGTGAGCAGCCGCCCGGCCCGCTCCTGCGTCAGGTCGTCCCGCAGGAGCAACTGGTCGCGCGTGTCCTCCGTGTCCAGCGCCAGCACCGTGGCGGTGCGGCCGTCCGACAGGGCCGTGGTCGTACGGTGGGCGGGCGCCGCCGCCCGTACGCCCGGCAGCTCGGCGTAGCGTCCGGCCTCCCCGGGCGTGCCGCCCTGGTGGGACAGGACCCGGACCGACGTGCCCGCGCCGAAGTCCGCCTGGTCGTTCTGCGACCGCTCCCAGGAGGCGTTCTGGCTGATCGCCAGCATCCCCGTCGCCACCGCCAGGACCAGCAGCAGCACCGAGCCCGCGCTGCCCAGCAGCCGGCGGCTGAACTGCCAGCCCGCCAGCGCCGCCGACAACCCGCGCCCGCGAGCCGCGAGCCGTTCCGCCAGGCGTGCGGCCGGGGGCAGCAGCCGCAGGGTGAGGACGGTTCCGGCCAGCAGCGCCAGCGCGGGCGCCGCCACCAGCAGCGGATCGATCCCGAGGTTGCCGTCCTGGTCGCCGGTGAGGGCGCCGCCCGTCCGCCGGGCCAGCTGCCACAGCGCCACGGCCGCCACCAGCAGCAGGCCCACGTCGGCGCCCGCCCGCACCGGCGCGGGCAGCGAGGCGGCCCGGCCCCGGCCCAGGGCCCCGGCGGAACCGGCGAGCGCGGGCACCAGCACCGCCGCCGCGCAGCACGCCGCGACCAGGCCCGCCGTCAACCAGACGTCCGGTCGCGGGACAGCGTCGAGCGTCAGGTCCAGCCGGCCGAGGACGGACCCCCGGGTCATCAGCCGCACCAGGGGACCGGCCAGCAGCGGCGCGCCCACCGCCGCGGGGAGGGAGAGCAGCAGCGCCTCCAGCGACGCGAGGCCCGCCAGCCGCGCCCTGGACGCCCCCCGGGCCCGCAGGAGTTGGGTTTCGGCCGTCCGCTCGGTGGTCAGCAGCCGGGCCACCAGGAGCAGGGCGTACGCGGCCAGCAGGACGAGCTGGAGCGCGACGATCATCAGGGTGGAGCGGGAGACCAGCAGCGCGCGCTCGGCGCGCGTGAGGACCGTTGCCAGGTCGCCGCGTACATCCACCGAACCGACGAGCGCGGGATCCTTGCCGAGCGCCGTGACCCCCTCGGTGGCCGCCGTGCGCAGTGCGCCGATCTCCCCGACGCCCGTCCCCGCGAAGTCGGCGGTCACGAGCCAGCCCGTGTCGCCGCGGCTGGTACGGCCCGACGACAGCACCGACGGATCGGTGAGGAGCGGTCCGTACGTGGTGAAGACGAGGTGACTCACGCCGCGGCCGTCGAGACTGTCCAGCGTCCAGTACGGATCGCTCTGGTCCAGGGGCCGGTACAGGCCGGTGAGCCGTACGGTCAGCGGTTTGCCGGACACCCGGTCGGTGAGCCTGAGCACCGCGCCCGGCCGCAGTTCCAACCGCTGGGCGGCGACCTGGGGGAGGGCGACGGGCAGTGGTCCGTCGCCGCGTCGCGCGGGATCGGGCATCGTCCCGGCCGTCAGCTCGACCTTGGACGGGTCCAGCGCCGCGAAGTGGGTCAGATCGGGGTACGTGGAGTCCGCGGCCGGGTCCTGGAGGGCGCGGGGCAGCGCGTACGCCCCCGAACGCTCCAGCCTGCGCACCGTCGTCGGCAGTCCGCCGAAGGTCTGCCGCGCCCCGCGGACCACGGCGGCCCGCGCCGCGTCCAGCTTCTCCTCGGGCAGATGGGCGGTGACGACCAGCGCGGTCGACGCCCCCTGGTCACGGGCCAGAGCGTGCCGCAGCGAGGCGTCACCGACGGAACCGGACAGCGCCACGAGGGCGGTCAGCACGCACGTGGTCAGCAGGACGGCCAGAAACGCCGCGGCGAGCAGCAGTCGGTGCGCCCTGATACGGAACAGAACGAACCCGGTCACCCGCCCCCCCACCCACTCCACAGCCCCCGGGAGGGGGCGCCACAATTGAGGGACGATACAACATACGTACGTTCCGGCCAGGTGGCGCCGGTGTCGTGCGAGGCGCGCGACGCCGGACGCGGTGTCCGCGGCCTCCCCGGCGCCGGACCCCGGTGGCAACAATGTGTCTCCTGATGGCAACTGGAACTGTTCGCCCCGGGGTTGAGTCAGACTTCATGCCAGGTCGGGGCGCGGGCAAGTAGTTGCCTGGAATGCGTGACCTTGGCTATGCTCCCGGCGGGATCGTGCCCCTTGGTGCCGCGGGAATTCTCATCTGATGGGGGCAACGCCGTCGCGCACCCTGAGCATTGGGATGCAGATGATGCAACAACCGCTTTTCGGCCGCCGCGTCAAAGAACTGAGACGCGCGCGCGGACTTTCTCAAGCCGCTCTCGCGGGCGACGAGCTTTCCACCGGGTATCTGTCCCGCCTGGAATCAGGGGCGCGGCAACCCACCGAGCGCGTCATCGCCTACGTGGCAGAGCGGTTGGGAGTCGACCGACGTGTCTTCGAAGCGCCGCCGAGCGGTACGGCACTGGCCCGGGCCTTGAGCATCGCGTCCTCCACTGACGGCGACGAGGACGTGGAGGATCTCCTGTCCGCCCTCGGCAGGCCCGACAGCGACGACCCGTTGCTGCGCTGGCGGGCGCTGTGGCTGGTCGCCCGCAGTTGGCGGAAACGCGGCGACACCGCCGAGGAACTCGCCTGCCTGGAGGAACTGGACCAGCTCGCCGACACATTGGGATTACCCGAGCTGCGGTGCCGGGTATGGGCCTCCCTCGCACGATGTCTGCGCTCCACGGGTGAGACGAGCCGGGCGATCGACGTGGCGGGCCAGGCTGTCCGGCTGGCGCGGGAGGCCGGGCTGTCCCTGCCGGACACCGCCGCCGCCCTGATGGCACTCGTGTCCGCGGAGGCCGAGGAGGGGCGGCTGCCCGAAGCCCGCGCGCACGTGGACGAGTTGGTCGGGCTGGTCGGGGAGTGCGGTGGCACCCCCCTCAGGGCCGAGGCGCTCTGGTCGGCGGCGACCGTACGGTTCCGCCAGGGCGACCAGGAAGCGGCCCGGGATCACATCGAGCGCGCGATCGAAGGACTCGACAGCCGCGCCGATGTGACCCTGTGGGCGCGCCTGAGGCTGGCTGCCGCCTCGCTGTACCTCCAGAGCGTCCCCCCGCTGACCGGGCCGGCCGCCGAGCGCCTGAAGGAGGCGCAATCCGCGCTCAGCTATGTGGGGACGCCGCTGCTCAACCAGGAGTTGCTGACGCTGAGGGCCCATCTCGCCTTCGAGGAGACGCGGTTCGCGGACGCACGCGCGCACCTGGACGAACTGCGCCGGGACGAGATGCGGCTGACCCACCGGGACCGGCTCCGGGCGGGCATCCTCGACGGCCGGCTGCTGATCGCGGAGGGGTACGGGAAGGAAGGCCGCCGGCAACTCGAAGAAGCGGGCGGCGAGGAGGCGCGCCGCGCGTACGGCATCGGCGTTTCCGCCGGCGAGAAGGCCCGCCGGGTGCCAGGTGCCGCCAGGAAGGGCACCACCTGACGGCCCGGCGTATCCGGGGGACCTGCCGGCTCACACGGCGTGGTGGGACAGCGTCAGGTGCGGGTCCGGGGTGCCCGGCGCGGGGGCCGGGTCGGCGTGGACGAGGGTCGCGGCGAGTTTCGGTACGGCGTGCAGCAGCGCGTGTTCGGCCTCGACGGCCACCTGGTGGGCGTCACGCACGGTGAGGTCCGGGTCCACGACGATCGCGACCTCGGCGCGCAGCCGGTGGCCGATCCAGCGCAGGCGCAGTTCCCCCACGGCCCGCACCCCGGACACCTGGACGAGGGCCTGTTCCGCGGCGTCGACGAGCG includes:
- a CDS encoding ABC transporter permease, which encodes MTGFVLFRIRAHRLLLAAAFLAVLLTTCVLTALVALSGSVGDASLRHALARDQGASTALVVTAHLPEEKLDAARAAVVRGARQTFGGLPTTVRRLERSGAYALPRALQDPAADSTYPDLTHFAALDPSKVELTAGTMPDPARRGDGPLPVALPQVAAQRLELRPGAVLRLTDRVSGKPLTVRLTGLYRPLDQSDPYWTLDSLDGRGVSHLVFTTYGPLLTDPSVLSSGRTSRGDTGWLVTADFAGTGVGEIGALRTAATEGVTALGKDPALVGSVDVRGDLATVLTRAERALLVSRSTLMIVALQLVLLAAYALLLVARLLTTERTAETQLLRARGASRARLAGLASLEALLLSLPAAVGAPLLAGPLVRLMTRGSVLGRLDLTLDAVPRPDVWLTAGLVAACCAAAVLVPALAGSAGALGRGRAASLPAPVRAGADVGLLLVAAVALWQLARRTGGALTGDQDGNLGIDPLLVAAPALALLAGTVLTLRLLPPAARLAERLAARGRGLSAALAGWQFSRRLLGSAGSVLLLVLAVATGMLAISQNASWERSQNDQADFGAGTSVRVLSHQGGTPGEAGRYAELPGVRAAAPAHRTTTALSDGRTATVLALDTEDTRDQLLLRDDLTQERAGRLLTPLRPRDTPRPGIPLPVDARRLTLDVRIAQNGTGPGSAPARFVPRVTVLVEDGYGLLYRLPAGEVSADGRVRSLSLDLGSGAELGAFHGALTLTGLHVDGPVPPGARSGQRLDVVRVGVTDRAGAARTVLVPEGLRWRGSGTTTQDAVAGKPVALRPAATAARPVSVPYQLRSSVGADTPYPPAESLELRVDAVRSPVPQLVPGIATDGFLRATGAEEGQRVDVTLAGERIQVTLLRAVRQLPTTAPDEAVTAGASSTTTKPSEAGNSADGGALLLDLRTVNEVLAQRDGGSLVPNEWWLSTDPGAAGQVAKVLRAGPDVDPADVLVRDEAADELFDDPLGAGPYAALLAVAVAAAALAAVGFAVTVVGTLRERSAELAVLHALGTPRRKLVVAVAAEHSVLVGIALLVGLVLGAALTRTVVPLIVLTSRATAPLPPVLVELPLPQVALLIAGVAALPLLTVAVAAARAADPAVTPRLRGAN
- a CDS encoding helix-turn-helix domain-containing protein, with the protein product MMQQPLFGRRVKELRRARGLSQAALAGDELSTGYLSRLESGARQPTERVIAYVAERLGVDRRVFEAPPSGTALARALSIASSTDGDEDVEDLLSALGRPDSDDPLLRWRALWLVARSWRKRGDTAEELACLEELDQLADTLGLPELRCRVWASLARCLRSTGETSRAIDVAGQAVRLAREAGLSLPDTAAALMALVSAEAEEGRLPEARAHVDELVGLVGECGGTPLRAEALWSAATVRFRQGDQEAARDHIERAIEGLDSRADVTLWARLRLAAASLYLQSVPPLTGPAAERLKEAQSALSYVGTPLLNQELLTLRAHLAFEETRFADARAHLDELRRDEMRLTHRDRLRAGILDGRLLIAEGYGKEGRRQLEEAGGEEARRAYGIGVSAGEKARRVPGAARKGTT